GGGACACGCTGTGGCGGGATTGTTCGATTCGGTCTTTGACGGACGGATTGCCCATGACGCTCCCTGAATCCTGATGAGTGGCGACTGATCCCGTTCGCCTTTTTATTATCGTGACGCCTCAACAATACACCGGTTAGCGCGGCGTCTGTTTCAATGCCTCAAGCCACGCCGGGTTCAATTGCGTCTGATCGGTCTCGATGCCCAGCGCTTCCATACGGGCCTTGTGCAGGTCCATTTCGCGAATCAATTGGCTGTGATCACTGGAGTTGCCGTCCAGCTCGTGCATCTGGCTCAACCCCAGGTGATAGAAGCGCAGCAGCTTCATGGCGCCGGGATCATCCTTTTCCACCGCCGCCGTGACCTGATGCATGACGTTGGTGATGCTCATCAGGCTGCGCTTGAGCTGCCAGCCGTACACGGCGGGCGCCATCCACGCCTGATGCCAGAAGGTGCCGCGCATGAGTGCCACCATCAACAGCACCGCGACAAACACGCCACCCACGTTGAAGCGTAGATTGTCCCCCCCCGGCTCGCCGAACATCGCCACCGCCGCGGTCGACAGGACCATCGCCAGGGCCAGGAAAACCACGGCGATGATGATCGTGCTGCGGCGCGTCTGGCTTCGATAAATCTCGGGGTTTTGCGGCTGGATTTCGAACATCGCGACGGGTTTCCTCGGGAACATGGGCAAAAAGACTGCGGGGCATTATCGCCTCTGCGGGGGATTTAGCTATGCTGGGGCTCCTTTTCATCTTTTCATCGTCAAAGGGGAACGTGGCGATAGCGCGCAGTTCGTGCCATCTTCTTTTATGGATACATACTATTCGGATGTCATGCGTCCTCGGCGGGTGACATCGTTTTAAGGATCATTGAATGTCCCAACGTCAAGTAATCAACGCTTCGGTCAGCCCGAAAGGCAGCCTGGAAACCCTCTCTCAACGTGAAGTACAGCAACTGAGCGAAGCCGGATCCGGCAGCACCTACACCCTCTTCCGCCAGTGCGCCCTGGCCATCCTCAACACCGGCGCCCATGTCGATAACGCCAAGACCATCCTCGAAGCCTACAAGGACTTCGAAATCCGTATCCACCAGCAGGACCGCGGCGTGCGCCTGGAACTGCTGAACGCCCCCGCCGACGCCTTCGTTGATGGCGAAATGATCGCCAGCACCCGGGAAATGCTGTTCAGCGCCCTGCGCGACATCGTCTATACCGAGAATGAACTCGACGCCCAGCGCATCGACCTGAGCACTTCCCAGGGTATCAGCGACTACGTGTTCCACCTGCTGCGCAACGCCCGCACGCTTCGCCCCGGCGTCGAGCCGAAGATTGTGGTGTGCTGGGGTGGCCACTCGATCAACACCGAAGAATACAAATACACCAAGAAAGTCGGCCACGAACTGGGCCTGCGCAGCCTCGACATCTGCACCGGTTGCGGCCCTGGCGTGATGAAAGGTCCGATGAAAGGCGCGACCATCGCCCACGCCAAGCAGCGCATTCATGGCGGTCGTTACCTCGGCTTGACCGAACCCGGCATCATCGCCGCCGAAGCGCCGAACCCGATCGTCAATGAGCTGGTGATCCTGCCGGACATCGAAAAGCGTCTGGAAGCGTTCGTGCGCGTAGGCCACGGCATTATCATTTTCCCGGGTGGCGCGGGCACGGCCGAAGAGTTCCTGTACCTGCTCGGCATCCTGATGCACCCGGACAACAAGGGCCTGCCCTTCCCTGTCATCCTCACCGGGCCGAAACACGCGGCGCCGTATCTGGAGCAACTGGACGCGT
This DNA window, taken from Pseudomonas fluorescens NCIMB 11764, encodes the following:
- a CDS encoding DUF3087 family protein, which codes for MFEIQPQNPEIYRSQTRRSTIIIAVVFLALAMVLSTAAVAMFGEPGGDNLRFNVGGVFVAVLLMVALMRGTFWHQAWMAPAVYGWQLKRSLMSITNVMHQVTAAVEKDDPGAMKLLRFYHLGLSQMHELDGNSSDHSQLIREMDLHKARMEALGIETDQTQLNPAWLEALKQTPR
- the ppnN gene encoding nucleotide 5'-monophosphate nucleosidase PpnN, producing MSQRQVINASVSPKGSLETLSQREVQQLSEAGSGSTYTLFRQCALAILNTGAHVDNAKTILEAYKDFEIRIHQQDRGVRLELLNAPADAFVDGEMIASTREMLFSALRDIVYTENELDAQRIDLSTSQGISDYVFHLLRNARTLRPGVEPKIVVCWGGHSINTEEYKYTKKVGHELGLRSLDICTGCGPGVMKGPMKGATIAHAKQRIHGGRYLGLTEPGIIAAEAPNPIVNELVILPDIEKRLEAFVRVGHGIIIFPGGAGTAEEFLYLLGILMHPDNKGLPFPVILTGPKHAAPYLEQLDAFVGATLGEAAKQHYEIIIDDPAEVARQMTAGLKAVKQFRRERNDAFHFNWLLKIDEGFQRPFDPTHENMANLKLSRSLPAHELAANLRRAFSGIVAGNVKDKGIRLIEEHGPYQIRGDAAVMQPLDQLLKAFVAQHRMKLPGGAAYVPCYRVVA